A single Lactuca sativa cultivar Salinas chromosome 8, Lsat_Salinas_v11, whole genome shotgun sequence DNA region contains:
- the LOC111913097 gene encoding uncharacterized protein LOC111913097 isoform X2, with the protein MRDANEDSNSSSWPLFYGEKSLNNGHYYNGFIPRTISDDKDALKQKMLEHEAIFKNQVHELHRLYIRQRDMMEEIKRKEINKHRVSIDASSSSSFLPSQKPYEDTHIHKWQMPTFPSATRPSIFGAEISNSPLSCSKGNNNNNNNNNNSSKDCEIVECRPSKVRKKLFDLELPPDENMDHEEHEGMQCKQVSEESSFRGSNGLADLNEPVHVDEPMVHGSGSVGGFGPSAKPHVGQGQFLDQRHEFSGRPGGVFNPLLIEGKGNGSGRDWLSNTRETGNSRGNMNLAPATYSEISTRFQDHARLNQTHLPFPTSRTSTSYPHPNSSNFATSWEKQNGSLTHKLTSFQKQPSFLSPSSPQSHHMVLGDKWQSNGSYTPNGFYRGSSSGSKDPCARFPSGVLDHRNYNNLDDKSQKIFNGSNFIDLDTTKGMDLNTVENVCNDDNSSSRKCNQTVLPWLQPKPDICKNDSPSVNNGKIPPVFGNSCVSENGKIKKEMEQEQHRGFDINVAWDDDPENNDIEKEINTENEKIKNHFDLNSCVTEDEEITVPVSVKSLKKITMEIDLEAPAVPEIEEEEEEETIDEVKKLDEELAKVAAEAMVAIFGQPKSTSDVAVGSESDDEDKDHLLWFADVIGNVGPVSNALDEYEELTLKLEETKEQDYMPKPLAPDFQEPDEAGPSAGPLRPRRGQARRGRPRRDFQRDILPGLVSLSRHEVTEDLQIFGGLMKATGYSWNVGLTRRNGTRGRRKAVVVAADPPPATTPPPPPPPPPPPLSEQLGNLEVVGLEERSLTGWGKTTRRPRRQRCAAGNSVVVPLT; encoded by the exons ATGAGGGATGCAAATGAGGATTCCAATAGTAGTAGCTGGCCTCTTTTTTATGGGGAAAAATCTTTGAATAATGGTCATTATTACAACGGTTTCATACCAAGGACTATTTCAGATGACAAGGATGCATTAAAGCAGAAAATGCTTGAACATGAAGCCATCTTCAAGAACCAG GTTCACGAACTTCATCGCCTTTACATAAGACAAAGAGACATGATGGAAGAAATCAAAAGAAAGGAAATAAATAAACACCGAGTTTCTATCGATGCATCATCATCTTCAAGTTTCCTACCTTCTCAAAAGCCTTATGAAGACACTCACATTCACAAATGGCAAATGCCTACCTTCCCTTCTGCTACTAGACCTTCCATTTTTGGAGCCGAAATAAGCAATTCACCATTAAGTTGTTCAAAaggaaacaataacaacaacaataacaataataatagttCAAAAGATTGTGAGATTGTGGAGTGTAGACCTTCAAAAGTTAGAAAAAAGTTATTCGATCTTGAACTCCCACCCGATGAGAACATGGATCATGAAGAACATGAGGGAATGCAATGTAAGCAGGTGTCAGAAGAATCGAGTTTTAGAGGGTCTAATGGGTTAGCTGATCTTAATGAACCGGTTCATGTTGATGAACCCATGGTTCATGGGTCTGGATCTGTTGGTGGGTTTGGACCCTCGGCTAAACCACACGTGGGTCAGGGTCAGTTTCTTGACCAGAGACATGAGTTTAGTGGAAGACCTGGTGGAGTGTTTAATCCTCTGTTGATTGAAGGAAAGGGAAATGGAAGTGGAAGGGATTGGTTGTCTAATACCCGTGAAACag GGAATAGTAGAGGCAATATGAACTTGGCTCCAGCAACATACTCTGAAATTTCTACAAGATTTCAAGATCATGCTCGATTAAACCAAACCCATTTGCCATTTCCTACATCGCGCACATCTACTTCATACCCACATCCAAATTCATCAAATTTTGCAACGTCTTGGGAAAAACAGAATGGTAGTTTGACTCATAAGTTGACTTCATTTCAGAAACAACCATCTTTTCTCTCACCATCATCTCCACAAAGCCATCACATGGTTCTTGGAGACAAGTGGCAGAGTAACGGATCTTATACCCCAAATGGATTCTATCGTGGATCATCATCCGGGTCAAAAGACCCATGTGCCCGTTTTCCTTCTGGTGTTCTTGATCATCGAAACTACAATAATCTTGATGATAAGTCACAAAAGATCTTCAATGGTTCAAACTTTATAGATTTGGACACCACAAAAGGTATGGATTTGAATACAGTTGAAAACGTGTGTAATGATGACAATAGTAGTTCAAGAAAATGCAATCAAACTGTGCTTCCATGGCTTCAACCCAAACCAGATATCTGTAAAAATGATTCGCCTTCAGTTAATAATGGAAAGATTCCTCCGGTTTTTGGGAATTCTTGCGTTTCAGAAAATGGGAAAATAAAGAAGGAAATGGAACAAGAACAACACAGAGGATTTGACATTAATGTAGCTTGGGATGATGATCCTGAAAACAATGATATCGAAAAAGAAATCAATACAGAAAATGAGAAAATCAAGAATCATTTCGATTTGAATTCGTGTGTGACAGAGGATGAAGAAATTACAGTACCAGTATCTGTAAAAAGCTTGAAGAAGATAACAATGGAGATTGATTTAGAAGCTCCAGCTGTTCCAGAgattgaggaagaagaagaagaagaaaccatTGATGAGGTCAAGAAACTTGATGAAGAGCTCGCCAAGGTGGCAGCCGAAGCAATGGTTGCAATATTCGGTCAACCAAAGTCAACGTCTGATGTGGCGGTTGGTTCTGAATCTGATGACGAGGACAAGGACCATCTCCTATGGTTTGCAGATGTAATCGGAAACGTGGGTCCCGTGTCTAACGCGCTCGATGAATACGAAGAGTTGACTTTGAAATTAGAGGAGACTAAAGAACAAGATTACATGCCAAAACCTCTGGCTCCTGATTTTCAGGAGCCAGATGAAGCGGGCCCGTCAGCGGGTCCGCTTCGACCGCGAAGAGGTCAAGCGAGGCGAGGTAGGCCCCGGAGAGATTTCCAAAGGGATATCCTTCCGGGCCTCGTGTCTCTTTCGAGACACGAGGTAACCGAAGATCTACAGATCTTCGGAGGGCTAATGAAAGCTACAGGGTATTCATGGAATGTGGGGCTTACAAGGAGGAACGGAACAAGGGGAAGGCGGAAGGCAGTGGTGGTGGCAGCGGACCCACCACCTGCCACcaccccaccaccaccaccgccgcctccTCCACCGCCATTGTCGGAGCAGCTTGGAAACTTAGAGGTGGTGGGATTGGAGGAGAGAAGCTTAACAGGGTGGGGGAAGACGACTAGACGTCCTCGGAGACAACGGTGTGCTGCGGGTAATTCAGTGGTGGTGCCTTTAACGTAA
- the LOC111913097 gene encoding uncharacterized protein LOC111913097 isoform X1, whose product MRDANEDSNSSSWPLFYGEKSLNNGHYYNGFIPRTISDDKDALKQKMLEHEAIFKNQNQVHELHRLYIRQRDMMEEIKRKEINKHRVSIDASSSSSFLPSQKPYEDTHIHKWQMPTFPSATRPSIFGAEISNSPLSCSKGNNNNNNNNNNSSKDCEIVECRPSKVRKKLFDLELPPDENMDHEEHEGMQCKQVSEESSFRGSNGLADLNEPVHVDEPMVHGSGSVGGFGPSAKPHVGQGQFLDQRHEFSGRPGGVFNPLLIEGKGNGSGRDWLSNTRETGNSRGNMNLAPATYSEISTRFQDHARLNQTHLPFPTSRTSTSYPHPNSSNFATSWEKQNGSLTHKLTSFQKQPSFLSPSSPQSHHMVLGDKWQSNGSYTPNGFYRGSSSGSKDPCARFPSGVLDHRNYNNLDDKSQKIFNGSNFIDLDTTKGMDLNTVENVCNDDNSSSRKCNQTVLPWLQPKPDICKNDSPSVNNGKIPPVFGNSCVSENGKIKKEMEQEQHRGFDINVAWDDDPENNDIEKEINTENEKIKNHFDLNSCVTEDEEITVPVSVKSLKKITMEIDLEAPAVPEIEEEEEEETIDEVKKLDEELAKVAAEAMVAIFGQPKSTSDVAVGSESDDEDKDHLLWFADVIGNVGPVSNALDEYEELTLKLEETKEQDYMPKPLAPDFQEPDEAGPSAGPLRPRRGQARRGRPRRDFQRDILPGLVSLSRHEVTEDLQIFGGLMKATGYSWNVGLTRRNGTRGRRKAVVVAADPPPATTPPPPPPPPPPPLSEQLGNLEVVGLEERSLTGWGKTTRRPRRQRCAAGNSVVVPLT is encoded by the exons ATGAGGGATGCAAATGAGGATTCCAATAGTAGTAGCTGGCCTCTTTTTTATGGGGAAAAATCTTTGAATAATGGTCATTATTACAACGGTTTCATACCAAGGACTATTTCAGATGACAAGGATGCATTAAAGCAGAAAATGCTTGAACATGAAGCCATCTTCAAGAACCAG AATCAGGTTCACGAACTTCATCGCCTTTACATAAGACAAAGAGACATGATGGAAGAAATCAAAAGAAAGGAAATAAATAAACACCGAGTTTCTATCGATGCATCATCATCTTCAAGTTTCCTACCTTCTCAAAAGCCTTATGAAGACACTCACATTCACAAATGGCAAATGCCTACCTTCCCTTCTGCTACTAGACCTTCCATTTTTGGAGCCGAAATAAGCAATTCACCATTAAGTTGTTCAAAaggaaacaataacaacaacaataacaataataatagttCAAAAGATTGTGAGATTGTGGAGTGTAGACCTTCAAAAGTTAGAAAAAAGTTATTCGATCTTGAACTCCCACCCGATGAGAACATGGATCATGAAGAACATGAGGGAATGCAATGTAAGCAGGTGTCAGAAGAATCGAGTTTTAGAGGGTCTAATGGGTTAGCTGATCTTAATGAACCGGTTCATGTTGATGAACCCATGGTTCATGGGTCTGGATCTGTTGGTGGGTTTGGACCCTCGGCTAAACCACACGTGGGTCAGGGTCAGTTTCTTGACCAGAGACATGAGTTTAGTGGAAGACCTGGTGGAGTGTTTAATCCTCTGTTGATTGAAGGAAAGGGAAATGGAAGTGGAAGGGATTGGTTGTCTAATACCCGTGAAACag GGAATAGTAGAGGCAATATGAACTTGGCTCCAGCAACATACTCTGAAATTTCTACAAGATTTCAAGATCATGCTCGATTAAACCAAACCCATTTGCCATTTCCTACATCGCGCACATCTACTTCATACCCACATCCAAATTCATCAAATTTTGCAACGTCTTGGGAAAAACAGAATGGTAGTTTGACTCATAAGTTGACTTCATTTCAGAAACAACCATCTTTTCTCTCACCATCATCTCCACAAAGCCATCACATGGTTCTTGGAGACAAGTGGCAGAGTAACGGATCTTATACCCCAAATGGATTCTATCGTGGATCATCATCCGGGTCAAAAGACCCATGTGCCCGTTTTCCTTCTGGTGTTCTTGATCATCGAAACTACAATAATCTTGATGATAAGTCACAAAAGATCTTCAATGGTTCAAACTTTATAGATTTGGACACCACAAAAGGTATGGATTTGAATACAGTTGAAAACGTGTGTAATGATGACAATAGTAGTTCAAGAAAATGCAATCAAACTGTGCTTCCATGGCTTCAACCCAAACCAGATATCTGTAAAAATGATTCGCCTTCAGTTAATAATGGAAAGATTCCTCCGGTTTTTGGGAATTCTTGCGTTTCAGAAAATGGGAAAATAAAGAAGGAAATGGAACAAGAACAACACAGAGGATTTGACATTAATGTAGCTTGGGATGATGATCCTGAAAACAATGATATCGAAAAAGAAATCAATACAGAAAATGAGAAAATCAAGAATCATTTCGATTTGAATTCGTGTGTGACAGAGGATGAAGAAATTACAGTACCAGTATCTGTAAAAAGCTTGAAGAAGATAACAATGGAGATTGATTTAGAAGCTCCAGCTGTTCCAGAgattgaggaagaagaagaagaagaaaccatTGATGAGGTCAAGAAACTTGATGAAGAGCTCGCCAAGGTGGCAGCCGAAGCAATGGTTGCAATATTCGGTCAACCAAAGTCAACGTCTGATGTGGCGGTTGGTTCTGAATCTGATGACGAGGACAAGGACCATCTCCTATGGTTTGCAGATGTAATCGGAAACGTGGGTCCCGTGTCTAACGCGCTCGATGAATACGAAGAGTTGACTTTGAAATTAGAGGAGACTAAAGAACAAGATTACATGCCAAAACCTCTGGCTCCTGATTTTCAGGAGCCAGATGAAGCGGGCCCGTCAGCGGGTCCGCTTCGACCGCGAAGAGGTCAAGCGAGGCGAGGTAGGCCCCGGAGAGATTTCCAAAGGGATATCCTTCCGGGCCTCGTGTCTCTTTCGAGACACGAGGTAACCGAAGATCTACAGATCTTCGGAGGGCTAATGAAAGCTACAGGGTATTCATGGAATGTGGGGCTTACAAGGAGGAACGGAACAAGGGGAAGGCGGAAGGCAGTGGTGGTGGCAGCGGACCCACCACCTGCCACcaccccaccaccaccaccgccgcctccTCCACCGCCATTGTCGGAGCAGCTTGGAAACTTAGAGGTGGTGGGATTGGAGGAGAGAAGCTTAACAGGGTGGGGGAAGACGACTAGACGTCCTCGGAGACAACGGTGTGCTGCGGGTAATTCAGTGGTGGTGCCTTTAACGTAA
- the LOC111913087 gene encoding pentatricopeptide repeat-containing protein At2g03380, mitochondrial: MELHSLLIVNGHSTQLNSQTKLVSLYGSLGDTKTARLVFDQMSNPDMFSCKVMIRWYFLNDLHLETIMFYRCMTKCLKEHDNAVFSIVVKACTKLRDINEGKKVHCHIVKAGNPDGFVLTSLVDMYAKCGQINCSRRVFDDIIDKDVVSWTSMIVSYVQNGCPEEAFMVFNRMRSDLIQGNQHTFGSIISACTKLRALHQGKWVHGYAIKSGIGLNSHMVSSLVDMYVKCGAILDARSLLNEHQEAMTGCPSVDLVTWTSMIVGYTQNGYPNEAIALFTDKNWIDILPNSVTIASVISACSQLGDSKLGKVIHSLGVKLGLEDGNVRNALVDMYAKCEMIKEARYLFDTISNKDLVSWNSIINGYAKIGCTYEVTRLFNQMRYEGFHPDEITMVSLLSCFDLHLGSSLHAYSIKGFLSFDNVYIGTSLVNFYAKFGKLKTACHVFDKMPQRNTVSWNALINGHGIQGDCSGSMELFNDMLKENLDPTDATFTSILSACSHTGMIEGLKFFDLITKEFEFVPKMKHYGCLVDLLARYGNLEEAFNFIKKMPVRPDVTLLGSFLHGCSMHSRFDLGEAMEDGIKF; this comes from the exons ATGGAACTGCACTCCTTGCTCATAGTAAATGGCCACTCAACCCAACTCAATTCGCAAACCAAACTTGTTAGTTTATATGGTTCGCTTGGGGACACGAAAACCGCCCGCCTGGTGTTCGATCAAATGTCAAACCCAGATATGTTCTCATGTAAAGTAATGATCAGATGGTATTTCCTAAACGATCTACACCTTGAAACTATCATGTTCTACAGGTGTATGACGAAATGCCTCAAAGAACATGACAATGCTGTCTTTTCGATTGTAGTCAAGGCATGTACAAAGCTGCGAGATATTAATGAAGGAAAAAAAGTTCATTGTCATATTGTGAAAGCAGGAAACCCTGATGGTTTTGTTTTGACTAGTCTTGTAGATATGTACGCCAAATGTGGTCAAATTAACTGTTCAAGAAGAGTTTTTGATGATATTATTGATAAAGATGTTGTTTCTTGGACTTCTATGATAGTTTCTTATGTGCAAAATGGTTGCCCTGAAGAAGCTTTCATGGTGTTCAATAGAATGAGAAGTGATTTAATTCAAGGCAATCAACATACATTTGGTAGCATCATTTCGGCTTGTACAAAGTTAAGAGCTTTACATCAAGGAAAATGGGTTCATGGGTATGCTATAAAGAGTGGAATTGGTCTCAATTCACATATGGTAAGTTCTCTTGTAGACATGTATGTGAAATGTGGTGCAATTCTTGATGCTCGATCTTTATTGAACGAGCATCAAGAAGCCATGACTGGCTGTCCAAGTGTCGATCTTGTCACTTGGACATCTATGATTGTTGGGTACACGCAAAACGGTTACCCGAATGAAGCAATTGCATTGTTTACAGACAAAAATTGGATTGATATTTTACCAAATTCGGTCACAATTGCAAGTGTGATTTCTGCGTGTTCACAATTGGGTGATTCGAAATTAGGTAAAGTGATACATTCTTTAGGGGTTAAGTTAGGGTTAGAAGATGGTAATGTGAGAAATGCTCTTGTGGACATGTATGCAAAATGTGAGATGATTAAAGAAGCTCGTTATTTATTCGATACTATTTCAAACAAAGATTTAGTGTCATGGAATTCGATTATAAACGGGTATGCCAAAATTGGTTGTACTTATGAAGTTACAAGATTATTTAATCAAATGAGATACGAAGGTTTTCATCCAGATGAAATTACTATGGTGTCACTACTTTCTTGTTTTGATCTTCATCTTGGTTCTTCTCTTCACGCTTACTCCATTAAAGGGTTCCTTTCCTTTGACAATGTTTATATTGGGACATCACTTGTCAACTTCTATGCCAAATTCGGAAAACTAAAAACCGCATGCcacgtgtttgataaaatgcctcaGAGAAATACAGTTTCATGGAATGCTTTGATTAATGGGCATGGGATACAAGGCGATTGTAGTGGCTCCatggaacttttcaatgacatgttgaAGGAAAACTTGGATCCAACTGATGCAACATTTACATCGATTCTGTCAGCTTGTAGTCACACTGGAATGATTGAAGGATTGAAGTTTTTCGATTTGATTACAAAAGAATTCGAATTTGTTCCAAAAATGAAGCACTATGGGTGTTTGGTGGACTTGTTGGCTCGTTATGGAAACCTTGAAGAAGCATTTAACTTCATCAAGAAAATGCCTGTTAGACCTGATGTCACCTTGTTGGGATCATTTCTCCATGGATGTAGTATGCACTCGAGGTTTGACCTTGGTGAAGCT ATGGAAGATGGAATCAAGTTTTAA